The proteins below come from a single Salvelinus fontinalis isolate EN_2023a chromosome 1, ASM2944872v1, whole genome shotgun sequence genomic window:
- the LOC129858589 gene encoding sulfotransferase 6B1-like, whose translation MSSSFSAKMELAKDMKEEDKLYRYNGVLYPVIMSPVENLKAMERLEARADDVMLVAYPKCGFNWMVAVLRKILAAATGEKAESQIPPLMEFFGPEMQQAIHKAPSPRFLGTHMHPDNIPASFTTKKTKMLVIFRNPKDTVVSFYHFSNKNPCLPTAESWDRFFSEFMSGKVPWGSYFDHVLGWEKRMDDPNVIIVTFEELKQDLSEGVRRVSEFFGFSLSDPQIQTIAEESTFNAMKESSNDSHGQMGNVLFRKGEVGDWKNHFSPAQSQEMDTAFEKHLAGTKLGAKLKYDLYCK comes from the exons ATGAGTAGCTCTTTCTCAGCCAAAATGGAACTGGCTAAAGATATGAAGGAGGAGGATAAGTTGTACAGATATAATGGAGTGCTGTACCCTGTCATCATGAGTCCAGTGGAGAACCTAAAGGCTATGGAGAGGCTGGAAGCAAGAGCAGATGATGTAATGTTAGTTGCATATCCCAAATGTG GTTTTAATTGGATGGTGGCGGTACTTCGTAAAATACTAGCAGCAGCAACTGGTGAGAAAGCAGAGTCCCAAATCCCTCCATTGATGGAGTTCTTTGGGCCAGAAATGCAGCAG GCTATTCACAAAGCACCGTCCCCCAGATTTCTAGGGACACACATGCACCCAGATAACATTCCTGCATCCTTCACCACAAAGAAAACAAAG ATGCTGGTGATATTCAGGAACCCGAAAGACACAGTGGTTTCCTTTTATCACTTCTCCAACAAAAACCCATGTCTACCCACTGCCGAGTCCTGGGACCGCTTCTTCTCAGAGTTTATGAGTGGAAAAG TTCCCTGGGGTTCATATTTCGACCATGTACTTGGCTGGGAGAAGAGAATGGATGACCCTAACGTGATAATAGTCACCTTTGAGGAGTTAAAACAG GACCTGAGTGAAGGTGTGCGAAGGGTCTCTGAGTTCTTTGGTTTCAGTCTCAGTGATCCTCAGATCCAGACCATTGCAGAGGAGAGCACCTTCAACGCTATGAAGGAGAGCTCCAATGACTCACACGGCCAGATGGGCAACGTCTTGTTCaggaaag GTGAAGTAGGAGACTGGAAGAACCATTTCAGCCCAGCCCAAAGCCAGGAGATGGACACAGCATTTGAGAAGCACCTGGCAGGGACTAAGCTGGGGGCTAAACTGAAGTATGACCTGTACTGCAAGTAG